One genomic window of Negativicoccus succinicivorans includes the following:
- a CDS encoding SDR family NAD(P)-dependent oxidoreductase, producing the protein MTQPIVMITGASSGIGLATAELLAQKKYELILLARRTEPMVQAAAVWEEKYGAKAHVFPLDVTKRSMVERVCQQLVEEGLVPDVLINNAGLARELKPYAENDLDDVDEVVNTNVKGLLYVTRAMLPAMIERGQGHIVNLGSTAGQGAYAGGAVYCATKAAVKMLGDAIRIETIATDIKVTTIMPGIVETPFSEVRFKGDSDRAAAVYAGVEALTPGDIAEIIAFVISRPRRVQISDVTILANQQATGSMIHKSK; encoded by the coding sequence ATGACGCAACCTATCGTAATGATTACCGGCGCGAGTTCGGGCATAGGCCTGGCTACCGCCGAACTTTTAGCGCAAAAAAAATATGAATTAATTCTGCTCGCTCGACGCACCGAACCGATGGTGCAGGCGGCCGCCGTGTGGGAAGAGAAATATGGCGCGAAAGCGCATGTTTTTCCGCTGGACGTGACCAAGCGCTCTATGGTGGAACGTGTCTGTCAACAACTTGTGGAAGAGGGTCTTGTGCCCGACGTTTTGATCAATAACGCCGGCCTGGCGAGAGAATTGAAGCCTTATGCGGAAAATGATCTCGATGATGTCGATGAGGTGGTCAATACAAATGTGAAAGGTTTATTGTACGTGACGAGAGCGATGCTGCCCGCGATGATCGAGCGCGGCCAAGGTCATATCGTGAACCTCGGCTCGACCGCGGGGCAAGGCGCGTACGCCGGCGGCGCCGTGTACTGCGCCACAAAAGCCGCCGTCAAAATGCTCGGCGATGCGATTCGTATTGAAACGATCGCCACCGACATCAAAGTGACGACGATCATGCCCGGCATTGTCGAAACACCATTTTCGGAAGTCCGGTTCAAAGGAGACAGCGACCGCGCGGCGGCTGTCTATGCCGGTGTGGAAGCGTTGACGCCGGGTGATATCGCTGAAATTATTGCGTTCGTTATTTCCCGACCGCGACGCGTGCAGATCAGCGATGTGACGATCTTAGCGAACCAACAGGCGACCGGATCGATGATTCACAAAAGCAAATAA
- a CDS encoding TerC family protein has product MEILTLQFWLSVASIIVLDLVLAGDNAVVIAMAARQLPARLQNKAIIIGAAGAILVRASLTLVAVKLLTVPLLQAIGALILIPIAIKLLLPQENSSTGVKKVASLGSAVRTIIIADVVMSLDNVLAVAGAAQGDPLLVIIGLLISIPLIIGGSKLIALFMERFPLLIPLGAAILGHTSGVMLLHDGIVGPYLTAYIPYAAYVIPALTIAIVLLVPYAFVHWTKRQH; this is encoded by the coding sequence TTGGAAATTTTAACACTACAATTTTGGCTCTCCGTCGCGTCCATTATTGTTTTAGATTTAGTATTGGCCGGCGATAACGCGGTCGTCATCGCGATGGCGGCGCGGCAATTGCCGGCGCGTTTGCAAAACAAAGCCATCATTATCGGCGCAGCCGGCGCGATCCTGGTACGGGCATCGCTAACTTTAGTCGCGGTCAAGTTGCTGACGGTGCCTCTTTTGCAGGCCATCGGCGCGTTGATTTTAATTCCGATCGCGATCAAACTCTTGCTACCGCAGGAAAATTCATCGACCGGCGTGAAAAAGGTCGCTTCGCTCGGTTCGGCTGTGCGTACGATCATCATTGCCGACGTGGTCATGAGCTTGGATAATGTGTTGGCCGTCGCGGGCGCGGCGCAAGGTGATCCGCTGCTCGTCATTATCGGTTTGCTCATCAGTATCCCACTGATTATCGGCGGCAGTAAACTGATCGCCCTTTTTATGGAACGCTTCCCGCTGCTGATTCCACTCGGGGCTGCGATCCTCGGTCATACCTCGGGCGTTATGCTGTTGCATGACGGCATCGTCGGACCATATCTTACGGCCTATATTCCGTACGCCGCCTATGTAATTCCCGCACTGACAATTGCCATTGTGTTGCTCGTGCCGTATGCATTCGTACATTGGACCAAAAGACAGCACTAA
- a CDS encoding TerC family protein has translation MDFLSPSFLLSLGSIILLDLVLAGDNAVVIAMAARQLPPHLQKRAIFIGTAGAIIVRALMTVIATWLLGVPLIQAIGGLILIPIAIKLLHQTGKDSDAVVAATSLGGAIRTIIVADVAMGIDNVLAIAGVAQGNIVLVMIGLLVSIPLVVWGSQMIARLMDQYPILVPAGAALLGYAAGTMLVHDPIVGRYLLNISPLMEYFVPAATILFILGLPRLLSKNAAEKDADIVADKTNNEKK, from the coding sequence ATGGATTTTTTATCCCCTTCATTTTTGCTTTCCCTCGGATCCATCATCCTTTTGGATTTGGTGCTCGCAGGCGATAACGCGGTCGTGATTGCGATGGCGGCTCGCCAATTGCCGCCGCATTTACAGAAACGGGCGATTTTTATCGGTACGGCCGGCGCGATCATCGTTCGCGCGCTGATGACCGTAATCGCCACATGGTTATTGGGTGTGCCCCTGATTCAGGCCATCGGCGGTCTGATCTTAATTCCGATCGCGATCAAGCTGTTGCATCAGACGGGCAAAGATTCCGATGCGGTCGTCGCCGCCACGTCACTCGGCGGCGCGATTCGTACGATTATCGTGGCCGATGTCGCGATGGGAATCGATAATGTGCTTGCCATCGCAGGCGTTGCCCAAGGGAATATCGTTCTCGTAATGATCGGTCTTTTGGTCAGTATCCCGTTGGTCGTTTGGGGCAGTCAAATGATCGCCCGACTGATGGATCAATATCCGATCCTGGTGCCCGCGGGGGCGGCCTTGCTCGGTTACGCGGCCGGTACGATGCTCGTGCACGATCCGATCGTCGGTCGCTACCTGCTCAATATTTCACCGCTCATGGAATACTTCGTTCCCGCCGCGACCATTCTGTTCATTCTCGGTTTACCGCGCCTGCTGAGTAAAAATGCCGCGGAAAAAGACGCCGATATTGTCGCAGACAAGACGAATAACGAGAAAAAATAA